In Desulfosediminicola ganghwensis, a single window of DNA contains:
- the cooS gene encoding anaerobic carbon-monoxide dehydrogenase catalytic subunit: protein MAEATKAPAKAPKLADPMEASIDVATQEMIRRAQQLQIETVFDRAVTMKPCAIGMQGICCKNCAMGPCRLPLPKDGIQGEDTRKGLCGATANTIAARNFIRMIAGGAAAHSDHGRGVAETFLSVARKETEDYTIKDPAKLRAIAPYYGVETTVEADGETLDRDIDEIALAVAESAIAEWGKNGGELLYLDRAPKPLQEKWEAMGVKPRAIDREIVEIMHRTHMGVDQDYKNLMKQGARASLADGWGGSMIGTDLQDVMFGTPSPLQSEANLGIMKEDHVNIIVHGHEPLLSEMIVAASQSQEMLDYAKEKGAKGIQLGGICCTANEILQRHGVPPAGTYLQQELAIITGACDAMVVDVQCVFQNLANVAKCFHTKLITTHPIAKMEQENVIHIEFDEHYAMQDAKRIVKMAIDNFQERGAEIMIPRHKTKQIAGFGVESIQYHLGGTFRGDYYTLNDNIINGRIRGIAGVVGCNNARTKHNDAHIKIIKELIKNDVIVLTTGCSAIAAGMEGLLTPEAAGVHCGPGLAEVCETVGIPPVLHLGSCVDNSRILLAATEVVKAGGLGDDISDLPAAGSAPEWMSEKAISIGQYFVSSGVYTVFGYHMPVEGAPVFKDYLYKDMEKMYGGKWDCEADPIKHAHKMIAHIDKKRAALGIDKARERVLMDMADRQALGME, encoded by the coding sequence ATGGCAGAAGCAACAAAAGCACCCGCTAAAGCTCCCAAACTAGCAGATCCGATGGAAGCTTCCATTGACGTGGCAACCCAGGAGATGATCCGTCGCGCGCAGCAACTTCAGATAGAGACAGTTTTTGACAGAGCAGTTACCATGAAACCCTGTGCCATCGGCATGCAGGGGATCTGCTGTAAGAACTGTGCAATGGGACCATGTCGACTGCCTTTACCAAAAGATGGAATCCAAGGCGAAGACACCCGTAAAGGACTGTGTGGTGCAACCGCAAACACAATCGCAGCACGTAACTTCATTCGTATGATCGCAGGTGGTGCGGCAGCTCACTCCGACCATGGTCGTGGCGTTGCCGAAACCTTTTTGTCCGTAGCACGTAAGGAAACCGAGGATTACACCATTAAAGATCCTGCCAAACTGCGCGCCATTGCACCATATTACGGTGTAGAGACCACAGTAGAGGCCGATGGTGAGACCCTCGATAGAGATATCGATGAGATTGCACTGGCCGTTGCCGAGTCGGCTATCGCCGAATGGGGCAAGAACGGTGGAGAACTTCTCTATCTTGACCGCGCTCCCAAGCCGCTGCAGGAGAAGTGGGAAGCAATGGGCGTTAAACCCCGCGCAATCGATCGCGAGATCGTAGAGATCATGCACCGCACCCATATGGGCGTTGATCAGGACTACAAAAACCTGATGAAGCAGGGCGCACGGGCCTCTCTGGCTGATGGTTGGGGTGGCTCCATGATCGGTACTGACCTTCAGGACGTAATGTTTGGTACTCCTTCCCCGCTGCAGTCTGAAGCGAATCTGGGCATCATGAAGGAAGATCACGTCAACATTATCGTTCATGGTCATGAGCCGCTGCTCTCCGAGATGATCGTTGCCGCTTCCCAGTCTCAGGAAATGCTCGACTACGCCAAAGAGAAAGGTGCCAAGGGTATCCAGCTCGGTGGTATCTGCTGTACCGCAAACGAGATCCTTCAGCGCCACGGCGTGCCACCTGCAGGAACCTATCTCCAGCAGGAGTTGGCAATTATCACCGGTGCCTGTGACGCGATGGTTGTTGACGTTCAGTGTGTATTCCAGAACCTGGCCAACGTTGCCAAGTGTTTCCATACCAAGCTGATCACCACCCATCCGATCGCCAAGATGGAGCAGGAAAACGTCATCCACATTGAGTTTGACGAACATTACGCCATGCAGGATGCCAAGCGCATCGTCAAGATGGCCATCGATAACTTCCAGGAACGTGGCGCCGAGATCATGATCCCGCGTCATAAGACCAAGCAGATCGCCGGATTTGGTGTTGAGTCCATCCAGTATCATCTTGGTGGAACTTTCCGTGGCGATTACTACACCTTGAACGATAACATCATTAACGGTCGTATCCGCGGTATCGCCGGTGTTGTTGGTTGTAACAACGCCCGTACCAAGCACAATGATGCGCATATCAAGATCATCAAGGAACTGATCAAGAACGACGTCATCGTTCTGACCACAGGTTGTTCAGCAATTGCCGCTGGTATGGAAGGGCTGCTTACTCCTGAGGCTGCCGGTGTTCACTGCGGTCCTGGTCTTGCTGAGGTTTGTGAGACTGTCGGTATCCCACCGGTTCTGCACCTCGGTTCCTGTGTAGATAACAGTCGTATCCTGCTGGCAGCCACTGAAGTTGTGAAGGCTGGTGGACTTGGTGATGACATCTCTGATCTGCCGGCGGCCGGTTCTGCCCCGGAGTGGATGAGTGAGAAAGCTATATCTATCGGACAGTATTTCGTATCTTCAGGTGTTTATACCGTGTTCGGCTATCATATGCCGGTTGAAGGTGCCCCTGTATTCAAGGACTATCTCTATAAAGATATGGAGAAAATGTATGGCGGTAAGTGGGATTGCGAGGCCGATCCTATCAAGCACGCCCATAAGATGATCGCGCATATCGATAAGAAACGCGCTGCGCTTGGCATCGATAAGGCACGCGAGAGGGTTCTCATGGACATGGCCGACAGGCAAGCTCTTGGAATGGAATAA
- a CDS encoding acetyl-CoA decarbonylase/synthase complex subunit delta, with translation MGFEIKKESYTGGIREISIGKGDSAITVGGETSFPFYTFEGEMPNKPLIAMEIWDMEPEDWPEAVTAPFEGVMADPAAWAKKCVDEYGAEAIVLQLKSIDPNDKDASPESAAETVKNVFDAIDVPLIVWGCASPEKDEEVLKVVAEKCEGCNLVLGPVEEKNYKGIGAAAMGYGHTLISSSPIDVNLAKQVNILLENLGMPMDRILVDPTTGGLGYGLEYTYSVMERLNLAAMTQGDEKLQFPMINNLGNEVWKCKEAKLSVEEAPLLGDPERRGILMESVAAVSYLMTGSNILIMRHPEAIRMTKEFIKAMSDGGSLNGTAGIAKRLAEASVDFAALAPEPDLTIEVEKKAAPAKKAAPAAKKEAPAAPAAKPEVKAELKETKPEAPAEPKVAPEVDAKAKAEAEAKAKADAEAKAQADAEAKAAAEAKAKADAEAKAEAEAKAKQEAEAAAAREAVEQREAEEAAIRAERAKERAKHATARPTAPEGEIAKTPDAVQMTVQEKILDMLNRFHKR, from the coding sequence GTGGGATTTGAAATTAAGAAGGAATCCTATACTGGTGGTATAAGGGAAATTTCCATAGGCAAGGGAGATTCTGCCATAACTGTTGGTGGCGAGACATCTTTCCCATTTTACACATTTGAGGGAGAGATGCCGAACAAGCCCTTAATTGCGATGGAAATTTGGGACATGGAACCCGAGGACTGGCCGGAAGCGGTCACAGCTCCTTTTGAGGGGGTCATGGCAGACCCTGCCGCCTGGGCCAAAAAATGTGTTGATGAGTATGGTGCAGAGGCAATCGTTCTCCAACTGAAATCCATCGATCCAAACGATAAGGATGCCAGCCCGGAATCGGCTGCAGAGACAGTAAAGAATGTTTTTGATGCTATTGATGTTCCCCTTATCGTCTGGGGCTGTGCATCGCCTGAGAAAGACGAGGAGGTATTGAAAGTTGTTGCAGAGAAGTGCGAGGGTTGCAATCTCGTTCTCGGACCGGTTGAAGAGAAGAACTACAAAGGAATCGGTGCTGCGGCAATGGGTTATGGCCATACACTTATTTCTTCTTCTCCGATTGATGTAAACCTTGCCAAGCAGGTCAACATTCTGCTCGAGAATCTCGGCATGCCCATGGACAGGATACTGGTAGATCCGACTACCGGTGGACTGGGGTATGGACTTGAGTACACCTACTCTGTCATGGAGCGCCTGAACCTGGCCGCCATGACCCAGGGCGACGAGAAATTGCAGTTCCCGATGATCAACAATCTCGGAAATGAAGTATGGAAGTGTAAGGAAGCTAAGTTGTCTGTGGAAGAGGCTCCATTGCTGGGTGACCCGGAGCGTCGCGGAATTCTCATGGAATCAGTTGCGGCGGTATCGTACCTGATGACCGGATCAAATATCCTGATCATGCGTCATCCTGAGGCCATCCGCATGACCAAAGAGTTTATCAAGGCCATGAGTGATGGCGGCTCCTTAAACGGAACTGCAGGCATTGCTAAGCGGCTTGCCGAGGCTTCTGTCGATTTTGCAGCACTGGCTCCTGAGCCTGATCTGACCATAGAGGTAGAGAAAAAAGCGGCACCGGCCAAGAAAGCTGCTCCTGCGGCTAAGAAAGAAGCTCCTGCGGCACCGGCAGCCAAGCCTGAGGTAAAAGCCGAGCTGAAAGAGACCAAACCGGAAGCGCCGGCAGAGCCAAAGGTTGCTCCTGAGGTAGATGCTAAAGCCAAGGCAGAGGCCGAAGCAAAAGCCAAAGCAGATGCAGAGGCCAAAGCTCAAGCAGATGCAGAAGCTAAAGCCGCGGCAGAAGCCAAAGCTAAAGCTGATGCGGAAGCCAAAGCAGAGGCAGAAGCCAAAGCCAAGCAAGAGGCTGAAGCTGCAGCTGCACGTGAGGCTGTTGAGCAGCGTGAGGCGGAAGAGGCAGCAATTCGCGCAGAACGTGCCAAAGAGCGTGCCAAGCATGCTACTGCACGGCCAACCGCACCGGAAGGGGAGATCGCCAAAACCCCGGATGCTGTTCAGATGACTGTTCAGGAGAAAATTCTCGACATGCTGAACAGGTTCCATAAGCGTTAA
- a CDS encoding ASKHA domain-containing protein — translation MLKESKVETNRVLFLPHGREIDVVAGESLIRAALQAGVHVNASCGGGGVCGKCRVLIEEGSVAGGISERLAAEDLERGYRLACLAHIEGDVTVRIPVESSIDASALNNQVTPRRTATIQELDFDTLKEQGLFVAPVVKEYLEIPPPDAQNNMPDVSRLVEELKTKADYHKLELTLPVIRKLPAVMRENDFRVTATMIKPVREDGKTLITNVQAGDTSSQSFAIALDIGTTTVYCQLIDLKTGECLAEKGEFNGQISYGEDVISRIMYAEKDGGLQTLQKVVVETINTVIRSVVREAGVEKENISTITIAGNTTMTQLLLEIDPRHLRRAPYVPASTLYPPFDAVSIGIDLSDQAIALVFPQVSSYVGGDIVAGIMGTGMYRSEELTLFLDIGTNAELVIGNKDWLACTACSAGPAFEGGGIEFGMRAAKGAIEDFLIDPVTYEPMILTIGDERPKGICGSGLLTMAAVMFELGVINNNGKFNRELNTDRIRCRENIWEYVVAWQEETQIDRDIVLTEVDLENLIRAKGAIYSGCMTLLEEVGLTMDSIEQIILAGGFGSYIDLEKAMTLGLLPEIDPERVTYIGNGSLLGARMSALTNAIRRDVVEVTGRMTNFELSETPSYMNNYVAAMFIPHTEIEKFPRLKSRMESRNQ, via the coding sequence TTGCTAAAAGAATCCAAAGTTGAAACGAATAGAGTCCTTTTCCTGCCCCATGGCAGAGAGATTGATGTTGTTGCTGGTGAAAGTCTTATTAGAGCTGCATTGCAGGCAGGAGTGCACGTAAACGCTTCATGCGGCGGCGGCGGGGTTTGTGGCAAATGCAGGGTGCTCATCGAAGAGGGCAGCGTAGCTGGGGGGATCTCCGAGCGACTCGCGGCTGAGGATCTTGAGCGAGGATACAGGCTGGCTTGCCTTGCGCATATCGAAGGTGATGTGACGGTTCGTATCCCTGTAGAATCGTCAATCGATGCCAGTGCCCTGAATAATCAGGTAACTCCCCGACGTACAGCAACAATCCAGGAATTGGATTTTGATACTCTGAAGGAGCAAGGACTGTTCGTGGCACCGGTGGTTAAGGAATATCTTGAAATTCCGCCACCCGATGCCCAGAACAATATGCCTGATGTTTCGAGGCTCGTTGAGGAGTTAAAGACTAAGGCGGACTACCACAAGTTGGAATTAACCCTGCCCGTTATCCGCAAATTGCCAGCTGTTATGAGGGAAAATGATTTCCGGGTAACTGCCACCATGATCAAGCCGGTACGTGAGGATGGCAAAACGCTGATAACAAACGTGCAGGCTGGGGATACATCGTCTCAAAGTTTTGCCATTGCGCTGGATATCGGTACCACGACAGTATATTGCCAGTTGATCGATTTAAAAACTGGTGAGTGTCTGGCTGAAAAAGGTGAATTCAACGGTCAGATCAGCTATGGCGAGGATGTCATAAGCAGGATCATGTACGCAGAAAAAGATGGCGGTCTGCAGACCTTGCAGAAAGTAGTGGTGGAGACCATCAACACGGTCATCAGGTCAGTGGTACGAGAGGCCGGGGTGGAAAAAGAGAATATCTCCACCATTACTATAGCCGGCAATACCACCATGACCCAGTTGCTGCTTGAGATTGATCCAAGGCATCTGCGCAGGGCACCTTACGTGCCGGCTTCTACTCTGTACCCGCCGTTTGATGCGGTTTCGATAGGTATCGATCTGAGTGATCAGGCAATTGCTCTCGTTTTTCCCCAAGTTTCCAGTTACGTAGGCGGTGATATTGTTGCCGGCATCATGGGAACAGGCATGTATCGCAGTGAAGAGTTGACCCTGTTTCTCGATATCGGCACCAATGCAGAACTGGTTATAGGCAATAAAGACTGGCTGGCCTGTACAGCATGTTCGGCCGGCCCGGCCTTTGAGGGGGGTGGGATTGAATTCGGCATGCGTGCCGCAAAAGGCGCCATTGAAGACTTCCTGATTGACCCGGTCACCTATGAACCGATGATACTGACCATAGGCGATGAACGCCCAAAAGGCATTTGTGGCTCAGGATTGCTCACCATGGCTGCGGTGATGTTCGAACTCGGTGTGATTAACAACAACGGTAAGTTTAATCGTGAACTGAATACCGATCGTATCCGCTGTCGCGAGAACATCTGGGAATATGTTGTAGCCTGGCAGGAAGAAACTCAGATTGATCGCGACATCGTTCTCACCGAGGTTGATCTGGAGAATCTGATCCGCGCCAAGGGAGCTATTTACAGTGGTTGCATGACATTGCTCGAAGAAGTTGGCCTGACCATGGACTCTATCGAACAAATCATCCTGGCGGGTGGCTTCGGCAGTTATATAGATCTTGAAAAAGCAATGACCCTCGGTTTGTTGCCGGAGATTGATCCTGAAAGAGTAACGTATATAGGCAATGGCTCCTTGCTTGGAGCCCGTATGAGCGCATTGACCAACGCTATTCGCAGGGATGTAGTGGAAGTAACCGGGAGAATGACAAATTTCGAGCTGTCTGAAACCCCGTCGTACATGAATAACTATGTTGCGGCTATGTTCATACCGCACACCGAGATCGAGAAGTTTCCTCGACTCAAATCTCGAATGGAGTCTCGGAATCAATAA
- a CDS encoding AAA family ATPase — translation MPIISISRGSFHRGREVAHKVAEILRYESISRDSLLENSEVFDIPEIKLMPNVKHAAHILERFSFGRDRYINYMASSLLRFLQKDNHIYHGLAGQFFVQGVSHVIKVRIIADIEDRVAAEVRRKGISADVARQQLMQDDEERRKWAMLLYGIDISEPENYDIVLNISTMGVGEAAELVARTAQFDCYQATEESTRYIHELALKSEVKAALFDYPQAAVAVEAGHVRVQVKIPQGQRETVRKRMENSLADIYGVTAVEIQISDYY, via the coding sequence ATGCCGATAATCAGTATTTCGAGAGGGAGTTTTCATCGCGGCAGGGAAGTCGCTCACAAGGTGGCTGAGATACTCAGATATGAAAGTATCTCTCGTGATTCCCTGCTGGAGAACAGTGAAGTGTTTGATATACCGGAAATCAAGTTGATGCCCAATGTCAAACATGCTGCTCATATTCTTGAGCGATTCTCATTTGGCCGGGACCGCTACATCAATTATATGGCGTCGTCACTCCTGCGATTCCTGCAAAAAGACAATCACATTTATCATGGTCTGGCCGGGCAATTTTTTGTGCAAGGGGTCAGTCATGTCATCAAAGTCAGAATCATTGCTGATATCGAAGACAGGGTTGCCGCCGAGGTTCGTCGTAAAGGGATTTCTGCTGATGTTGCGCGACAGCAGCTCATGCAGGATGACGAAGAGAGGCGAAAATGGGCTATGTTGCTATATGGTATTGATATCTCAGAGCCAGAGAACTACGACATAGTGCTCAATATAAGCACAATGGGTGTGGGAGAAGCAGCAGAACTCGTTGCACGAACTGCACAATTTGACTGCTATCAGGCGACTGAGGAATCTACACGATATATTCATGAACTGGCCCTGAAATCAGAGGTTAAGGCTGCCCTGTTCGATTACCCCCAGGCTGCAGTTGCAGTTGAGGCAGGGCATGTTCGCGTGCAGGTTAAAATTCCCCAGGGCCAACGAGAGACAGTAAGAAAGCGAATGGAAAACTCTCTGGCAGATATCTACGGGGTTACTGCGGTTGAGATTCAGATTTCTGACTATTACTAA
- a CDS encoding rubrerythrin family protein, with translation MATTTDNLNDAFAGESQANQKYRAFAKKADKEGFANIAKLFRTTAEAERIHAEGHLRALDKIKSTADNLKEAIGGETYEFEKMYPPMLEQAVKDGHKAKTMFKFAVDAEEVHAMIYQKALEAVEKGQDLDISDFQLCPICGYIELGEAPDKCPVCGALKKVFHDVA, from the coding sequence ATGGCTACCACCACAGACAATTTAAATGATGCATTTGCCGGAGAAAGTCAGGCAAACCAGAAATACAGAGCTTTTGCCAAAAAGGCTGACAAAGAGGGCTTTGCCAACATCGCCAAACTGTTCCGGACCACCGCCGAGGCAGAACGCATTCACGCAGAAGGTCATCTGCGCGCTTTGGACAAAATCAAATCCACCGCAGACAACCTCAAAGAGGCAATTGGAGGGGAAACCTACGAATTTGAAAAAATGTATCCGCCCATGCTCGAGCAGGCTGTCAAAGATGGGCACAAAGCGAAGACCATGTTCAAGTTCGCTGTAGATGCCGAGGAAGTACACGCTATGATTTACCAGAAAGCCCTTGAAGCAGTTGAAAAAGGCCAGGATCTGGATATCAGCGACTTTCAGCTCTGCCCTATCTGCGGCTATATCGAGCTGGGGGAAGCCCCTGACAAATGCCCCGTATGTGGCGCACTGAAAAAAGTCTTCCATGATGTGGCTTAG
- a CDS encoding M15 family metallopeptidase — protein sequence MFTNRYLPILSLLALMLITPLDGFSTEFPKIAKLEDKIYRGQETVWIGDKEYDVPYPWRGNKIPAPAIPPSNFSQIPVEHTKDGSRLYVTRQTHASLLKLFDKAREDGFHFKVESGYRSPDYQRRIFLRKFKEGRDFDDVIRYVAPPGYSQHALGTCVDFAPGNWRFGQREEYQWLKRNASAYGFTETYPQKNKYNYPWESWHWNYSPNDDPHIQDDIDIQPENSKDQEIKILAEKDLDNNQVPAS from the coding sequence ATGTTTACCAATCGTTACCTACCAATTCTCTCTTTGCTTGCCTTAATGCTTATCACCCCGCTTGATGGTTTCAGCACTGAATTCCCGAAAATCGCCAAACTTGAAGACAAGATTTACCGTGGCCAAGAAACGGTCTGGATTGGAGACAAGGAATATGATGTTCCGTACCCGTGGCGAGGAAACAAAATTCCCGCTCCGGCAATACCGCCATCAAACTTCAGCCAAATCCCTGTTGAACACACCAAGGATGGAAGCAGGCTTTACGTAACCAGGCAGACCCACGCCTCATTGCTCAAGCTTTTCGACAAGGCCAGGGAGGACGGTTTTCACTTCAAGGTTGAATCAGGCTATCGCAGCCCCGACTACCAGAGAAGAATCTTCCTGCGTAAATTCAAAGAAGGCCGGGATTTTGACGATGTCATCCGATATGTAGCTCCTCCCGGATACTCGCAACATGCGCTTGGCACATGTGTGGATTTTGCGCCTGGCAACTGGCGATTTGGCCAGAGAGAAGAGTACCAGTGGCTAAAAAGGAACGCTTCAGCGTACGGCTTCACTGAGACGTACCCACAAAAGAATAAATACAACTATCCTTGGGAATCGTGGCATTGGAACTATTCTCCGAATGATGACCCGCATATTCAGGATGATATCGACATACAACCCGAAAACAGCAAAGATCAGGAGATTAAAATTCTCGCCGAAAAGGATCTGGATAACAACCAGGTCCCCGCCTCCTGA
- a CDS encoding TIGR04211 family SH3 domain-containing protein, which produces MKLKCIPKIAGRHIVPLATLVCSLSFQALTPSVAAASIETRYVKPTAEVVVRRGQGNEFKIIGMVKDGDRVDFLEESGSYARIRFDDKEGWMLKRYLSAEKPLGEVVSALKQERDRLEQNNIEVSEQAQQTSSELSRIKGDLDVVLAERDKILSDYTILKDDTANVVQIKNDLERVTTENGQLQETLGSVKEENRKLKKEAAIHWFLAGAGVFLIGILIGRLPSPSRRRKSSLL; this is translated from the coding sequence ATGAAGTTGAAATGTATACCGAAAATAGCTGGCCGTCATATTGTGCCACTTGCCACACTCGTTTGTTCTTTATCTTTTCAGGCGCTGACACCTTCCGTTGCAGCTGCGTCAATTGAAACCCGTTATGTCAAGCCGACTGCTGAAGTGGTGGTGAGGAGAGGGCAAGGCAATGAATTCAAGATCATCGGTATGGTCAAGGATGGAGATCGCGTTGATTTTCTCGAAGAGTCAGGGAGCTATGCCCGCATCCGCTTTGACGATAAGGAAGGTTGGATGCTCAAAAGGTATCTGAGTGCGGAAAAACCCCTTGGAGAGGTTGTTTCCGCCCTGAAGCAGGAGCGCGATCGCCTTGAGCAGAACAATATAGAAGTATCTGAACAGGCCCAGCAGACATCATCCGAACTGTCGCGAATCAAGGGTGACCTGGACGTTGTGCTTGCCGAGCGTGACAAAATTCTTAGTGATTACACAATACTGAAAGACGATACCGCCAATGTCGTCCAGATCAAGAATGATCTGGAACGGGTTACCACCGAGAATGGGCAGTTGCAGGAAACGCTGGGTTCCGTAAAGGAAGAAAATAGAAAATTGAAGAAAGAGGCTGCGATCCATTGGTTTCTGGCAGGTGCAGGTGTGTTCCTTATTGGTATTCTTATAGGAAGGCTTCCGAGTCCTTCCAGGCGCAGGAAATCTTCCCTGCTCTAG
- a CDS encoding PLP-dependent transferase, with the protein MENQNDTAITPGMQEYINQSDRIRAERTNYINSEVKKWRFDTIAVHGLYSVQDALNFHQGAIIEPAFLSSSQAYRDSDEMAAALAYKIPTWCYSRIANPSTYYYEWTLALLEGYGFSGETSCCSTSSGMSAIFSAVTPFLTVKRRDEPINFVATAQCYGGTFQQFTVRLMKERQIECRWVVDATDIDEWASKIDGNTRFLYGELPSNPQLGFFDIAQVADLAHSHELPLIVDSTIATPALLRPLCHGADIVVQSATKSLTSSGFGICGAVISRKPITANLEEAALRDDFAFNIKLLQNRDLGPNLHPMQAILTLNDIRTLRSKMDLMSRNTMQVAKFLQDHPKVERVEYLGLKNHKLHELASKYMWLVDAEHDELYQKPVNRYGHLMSFCVAGGIEPARRFFDSLQRIWRATDLGRIKSVATIPAISTHQQQGEEARKMAHVPGNMVRLCVGAEHPDDIIADLDQALHKA; encoded by the coding sequence ATGGAAAACCAGAACGACACCGCCATTACTCCAGGCATGCAAGAGTATATCAACCAGAGTGATCGCATACGGGCTGAACGCACTAATTACATTAACTCCGAGGTGAAAAAATGGCGATTTGACACCATAGCCGTCCATGGTCTCTACTCTGTTCAGGATGCGCTGAACTTTCACCAGGGTGCTATTATCGAACCTGCATTTCTGAGCTCCTCCCAGGCTTATCGTGATTCTGACGAGATGGCCGCCGCTCTGGCCTATAAGATCCCCACCTGGTGTTATTCACGGATCGCCAACCCCTCCACCTATTATTATGAATGGACATTGGCGTTGCTCGAAGGTTATGGATTCAGTGGAGAGACAAGTTGCTGTTCCACCTCCTCAGGTATGTCTGCGATTTTCAGTGCTGTCACTCCGTTTCTAACGGTCAAGCGGCGGGATGAACCAATCAACTTTGTAGCTACAGCTCAATGCTATGGTGGCACATTCCAGCAGTTTACAGTGCGTCTCATGAAGGAGCGCCAGATAGAATGTCGCTGGGTTGTCGATGCCACCGATATCGATGAATGGGCCTCGAAAATCGATGGCAACACCAGATTCCTTTACGGTGAACTGCCAAGTAATCCACAGCTTGGTTTTTTTGACATAGCTCAGGTTGCAGACCTGGCCCATTCCCACGAACTACCATTGATCGTGGATTCGACTATCGCGACTCCCGCCCTGCTCCGTCCACTATGCCATGGGGCAGATATCGTGGTGCAATCTGCCACTAAGAGTCTGACCAGTAGCGGTTTCGGTATCTGTGGTGCGGTTATCTCACGCAAGCCCATCACAGCAAACCTTGAGGAGGCCGCTTTACGAGATGATTTCGCCTTCAATATCAAACTCCTTCAGAACAGGGATCTCGGACCGAATCTCCACCCGATGCAGGCAATTCTGACACTCAACGATATACGCACCCTGCGCTCCAAGATGGACCTGATGAGCCGCAATACCATGCAGGTCGCCAAATTCCTGCAGGATCATCCAAAAGTTGAGCGGGTTGAATACCTCGGCCTGAAAAACCACAAGCTGCATGAACTCGCCAGCAAGTATATGTGGCTGGTCGATGCCGAACATGACGAACTCTACCAGAAACCGGTAAACCGTTACGGGCATCTGATGTCATTCTGTGTAGCTGGCGGCATTGAACCTGCGCGCCGCTTTTTCGACAGCCTGCAACGAATCTGGCGGGCAACGGATCTGGGCCGCATAAAATCTGTCGCCACTATCCCGGCGATCTCCACCCATCAGCAGCAAGGTGAAGAGGCCCGTAAAATGGCCCATGTTCCCGGCAACATGGTGCGACTCTGTGTTGGGGCTGAGCATCCTGATGATATTATCGCAGATCTGGATCAGGCCTTACATAAAGCATGA
- a CDS encoding twitching motility protein — MELQDNQSALILDIDELGEISVNVASIDQQGLTARICHAIAIKLTSDVSFQTHIMEMLDS; from the coding sequence ATGGAATTACAAGACAACCAGTCTGCGCTTATCCTCGATATAGACGAGCTGGGCGAAATCAGCGTCAACGTAGCTTCAATTGATCAGCAGGGTCTGACAGCCCGCATTTGTCACGCCATAGCCATCAAGTTGACCTCTGATGTATCTTTTCAAACCCATATCATGGAGATGCTGGATTCATAA